One part of the Ktedonobacterales bacterium genome encodes these proteins:
- a CDS encoding (2Fe-2S)-binding protein yields the protein MKHKIHLKVNGVEHQNEVEPRLLLVHYLRDVLNLTGTHIGCDTSQCGACTVMLNGQAVKSCTVLAVQASGGEVKTVEGLATNGTLHPIQEGFWEKHGLQCGFCTPGMMISAVQLLERNANPTEDEIRHALEGNLCRCTGYQNIVSAVQYAAEQMRTAAAQPQPAQTGR from the coding sequence ATGAAACACAAGATACACCTCAAAGTAAATGGCGTGGAGCATCAGAACGAAGTCGAACCACGCCTGCTGCTGGTGCATTACCTGCGCGATGTACTCAATCTGACCGGCACCCACATTGGCTGTGATACGAGCCAGTGCGGCGCCTGCACCGTCATGCTCAACGGTCAGGCAGTGAAAAGCTGCACCGTACTGGCCGTCCAGGCCAGCGGCGGAGAGGTGAAGACCGTCGAGGGTCTGGCGACCAATGGAACGCTCCACCCCATTCAGGAAGGGTTCTGGGAGAAGCATGGCCTGCAATGCGGCTTCTGCACACCGGGCATGATGATAAGCGCCGTCCAACTGCTGGAGCGCAACGCGAACCCCACCGAAGACGAGATTCGTCACGCCCTGGAGGGCAATCTGTGCCGCTGCACAGGCTATCAGAACATCGTCTCAGCGGTGCAATACGCCGCCGAGCAAATGCGAACAGCAGCAGCGCAGCCTCAGCCCGCGCAAACTGGGAGATAG
- a CDS encoding enoyl-CoA hydratase/isomerase family protein codes for MPEPLLSQQRAGLLRLSINRPPLNILDLPTLQALNVALRRARADGQTRLIVLTSEGERAFCAGVDVRDHLPGKDADMIAAVQDQYRAFAELTAAAIPSVALVKGLALGGGCELAALCDTLVAREDAQFGLPEIKLGVFPPLAAALFHRRLAPRAALRLMLTGERINAAEAYRLGLAHQVLATDRFHDDSEELLLMLAMLGSGQRR; via the coding sequence ATGCCAGAACCACTACTGAGCCAACAGCGCGCCGGGCTGCTGCGTCTTTCGATCAACCGGCCCCCGCTCAATATCCTTGATCTACCAACATTACAGGCGCTGAATGTCGCCCTGCGGCGCGCGCGCGCCGATGGGCAGACGCGCCTCATCGTCCTGACCAGCGAGGGTGAGCGCGCCTTTTGCGCGGGCGTGGATGTGCGCGATCACCTGCCTGGCAAAGACGCGGACATGATCGCCGCCGTACAGGACCAATATCGCGCCTTCGCCGAGCTAACAGCGGCAGCCATCCCCTCTGTCGCGCTGGTCAAGGGACTGGCGCTGGGCGGCGGCTGCGAACTGGCCGCGCTCTGCGATACACTCGTCGCGCGGGAAGACGCCCAGTTTGGCCTGCCAGAAATCAAACTGGGCGTCTTCCCGCCGCTGGCGGCGGCGCTCTTTCATCGCCGTCTCGCGCCGCGCGCGGCCCTGCGCCTGATGCTAACCGGCGAACGCATCAACGCCGCCGAAGCGTACCGCCTGGGGCTGGCGCATCAGGTGCTGGCGACTGATCGTTTTCACGACGATAGCGAAGAACTCTTGCTGATGCTGGCAATGCTGGGAAGCGGGCAGCGGCGCTGA